Proteins encoded by one window of Vibrio panuliri:
- the waaF gene encoding lipopolysaccharide heptosyltransferase II: MKALIIGPSWVGDMVMSQSLYTTLKQTHPHAQLDVLAPAWCKPILERMPEIDHAIEMPIGHGQFNLKGRWQLARSLSKQGYTHAFILPNSAKSALIPFFARIQQRIGWKGEMRYGLLTDLRPDKRVFQYMVERYVALAHSQANMLNDVALNTCPRPQLLVDSSNQQAARQRLNLCSDRPVIGLCPGAEFGPAKRWPDRYYAQVAKHAISKGFDIWLFGSAKDREVCELIRSQLSIDDAKQCFNLAGDTSLIEAVDLLAACHTVISNDSGLMHVSAAVGCNIVAIYGSSSPQYTPPLTDKLKMVHTNIECRPCFKRECPLSHLDCLNKLMPESVINALDEFIG, encoded by the coding sequence ATGAAAGCGCTGATTATCGGGCCATCCTGGGTTGGCGACATGGTAATGTCTCAAAGCCTGTACACGACTTTAAAGCAAACCCATCCGCACGCCCAACTTGATGTGCTTGCCCCAGCTTGGTGTAAGCCTATCTTAGAACGCATGCCGGAAATTGACCACGCAATAGAAATGCCAATCGGTCATGGGCAGTTTAATCTCAAAGGTCGCTGGCAACTTGCTCGTTCCCTTAGCAAGCAAGGATATACCCACGCCTTTATTTTACCAAACTCAGCCAAGTCAGCTCTGATCCCTTTCTTTGCCAGAATCCAACAGCGCATTGGCTGGAAAGGTGAAATGCGCTACGGCCTACTCACAGATTTGCGTCCAGACAAGCGTGTGTTCCAATACATGGTTGAAAGATATGTCGCTTTAGCTCACAGCCAAGCCAACATGTTAAACGATGTAGCACTGAACACTTGCCCTCGCCCGCAGTTATTGGTTGATAGTTCAAATCAGCAAGCGGCAAGACAACGCTTGAACTTATGCAGTGATAGACCTGTAATTGGTCTTTGCCCTGGTGCAGAGTTTGGTCCTGCAAAACGCTGGCCTGATCGCTACTATGCACAAGTGGCTAAACATGCAATCAGTAAAGGCTTTGATATTTGGTTATTTGGTTCAGCAAAAGATCGAGAAGTGTGTGAGCTAATCCGCTCGCAACTCTCTATTGATGATGCAAAGCAATGCTTCAACCTTGCAGGTGACACATCATTGATTGAAGCAGTCGATTTACTAGCAGCTTGTCATACCGTGATCAGCAATGATTCAGGGTTGATGCACGTCTCTGCTGCCGTTGGCTGCAATATTGTCGCGATATACGGTTCAAGCTCGCCTCAATACACGCCACCTTTAACCGACAAGCTAAAAATGGTACACACTAATATTGAGTGTCGACCTTGCTTCAAACGCGAGTGCCCATTGAGCCATTTAGATTGCCTCAACAAACTAATGCCTGAGTCTGTCATTAACGCTTTAGACGAGTTTATTGGATAA
- a CDS encoding glycosyltransferase family 9 protein, giving the protein MSLFTSPPQSICVLRLSAIGDVCNTIAAVQAIQRQWPNTEIVWITGKLEAHLIGDLDGIKVVVFDKKQGWAGYKQLWQQLKGYHFDALLHMQYAIRASIATLGIKAKYKLGFDKLRSQDGQTLFTNVKVPSPDSMHVLDGLLAFGTTLGVRDVSPSWQLNYSEQDANWANAQLANNKPNLVIVPAASKAYKNWTATGYAEVIQHAQKHNWNIILAGSPAPIEIALANEVETQLTHTVCNLVGQSSLKEMLALLDKADLVIAPDTGPTHMANAMNTPVIGLYAHHNPQRTGPYQYRQYVVSAYEEAILAETGKSAEQLNWRARVKDKHAMQRIKPQQVIAMFDKVTTELNLN; this is encoded by the coding sequence ATGTCGCTTTTTACCTCACCGCCTCAATCTATATGTGTCCTTCGTTTATCCGCGATTGGTGATGTCTGCAATACTATTGCAGCCGTTCAAGCTATCCAACGCCAGTGGCCAAATACGGAAATTGTTTGGATTACTGGGAAGCTTGAAGCGCATTTAATCGGAGATCTGGACGGTATCAAAGTTGTTGTATTTGATAAAAAACAAGGTTGGGCTGGCTATAAACAACTCTGGCAGCAACTGAAGGGCTACCATTTTGATGCATTGCTACATATGCAATACGCGATTCGCGCGAGTATTGCCACCTTAGGCATCAAAGCGAAGTACAAACTGGGATTTGATAAGTTGCGTAGCCAAGATGGTCAAACCTTGTTTACCAACGTTAAAGTTCCATCACCAGATTCCATGCATGTGTTAGATGGCTTATTGGCGTTTGGCACCACCCTTGGTGTTAGGGATGTATCACCATCATGGCAATTAAACTATTCAGAGCAAGATGCTAACTGGGCAAATGCGCAACTCGCCAACAACAAGCCGAATTTAGTGATCGTTCCTGCCGCGAGTAAAGCCTATAAAAATTGGACAGCAACAGGCTATGCTGAGGTCATTCAACATGCCCAAAAGCACAACTGGAACATCATTCTAGCAGGCAGCCCCGCACCCATTGAGATAGCGTTGGCAAACGAGGTGGAGACACAGTTAACCCACACTGTTTGCAACTTAGTTGGTCAAAGTTCGCTAAAAGAAATGCTGGCATTACTTGATAAAGCCGACCTTGTGATTGCCCCAGATACAGGGCCGACTCATATGGCCAATGCGATGAATACGCCTGTCATCGGTTTATATGCGCATCATAACCCACAAAGAACGGGGCCTTATCAATATCGTCAATATGTGGTCTCTGCTTACGAAGAGGCCATCTTGGCAGAAACAGGCAAATCGGCCGAGCAACTCAATTGGCGCGCACGAGTAAAAGACAAGCATGCCATGCAACGAATCAAACCTCAGCAAGTAATTGCAATGTTTGATAAAGTAACGACTGAGCTAAATTTAAACTAA
- a CDS encoding 3-deoxy-D-manno-octulosonic acid kinase produces MKTLHVDNQTIWYDETLLKEDPKRVFSPEFWQQNGQVIGSAQGRGTTWFVKTKLLDAALRHYRRGGLFGKIVNDSYLFSCWEKTRSYQEYQLLQVLIGAGVNVPRPIAARAIKQGLVYQADLLSEKIANAKDLVSVLSETALSDEMYQKIGQEIRKMHDAQVNHTDLNIHNILIDDQEKVWIIDFDKCNRQSGDDWKQSNLDRLKRSFEKEVGKRDIAWQEHDYVTLIEGYNGKQ; encoded by the coding sequence ATGAAAACCTTGCATGTGGACAACCAAACCATTTGGTATGACGAAACACTACTAAAAGAAGACCCTAAACGGGTATTTAGTCCTGAATTTTGGCAGCAAAATGGTCAGGTTATTGGCAGCGCTCAAGGTCGAGGTACGACATGGTTTGTCAAAACAAAGCTGCTTGATGCTGCTTTGCGCCACTATCGACGTGGCGGTCTGTTTGGCAAAATTGTCAATGATAGTTACCTCTTTAGTTGTTGGGAAAAAACGCGCAGCTACCAAGAGTATCAATTACTTCAGGTGTTAATTGGTGCTGGGGTGAATGTCCCAAGACCGATTGCCGCACGAGCTATCAAGCAAGGTTTGGTCTATCAAGCCGATTTGCTGAGTGAAAAAATCGCCAACGCTAAAGATTTGGTGTCTGTACTCAGTGAAACCGCGTTATCAGACGAAATGTATCAAAAAATTGGGCAAGAAATTAGAAAGATGCATGATGCTCAGGTCAATCATACTGATCTCAATATCCACAACATTTTGATTGACGACCAAGAAAAGGTTTGGATTATCGACTTCGATAAGTGCAACCGCCAGTCTGGTGATGATTGGAAACAGTCTAACTTAGATAGACTAAAGCGTTCATTTGAGAAGGAAGTCGGCAAGAGAGATATTGCATGGCAAGAGCATGATTATGTAACGCTCATTGAGGGATACAATGGTAAGCAATAA
- a CDS encoding O-antigen ligase family protein has protein sequence MVIGSVGTFMLACYQYFYLAMPRVDGFLFSINFGYLACSLAFLAFTLIVGSSKKILLFTAFILSVVSVCLTLTRGGIFAIPLILIVFALLNIRQINLVKVFASLAIFGLATTLAYNNFAGFQNRIDYTINEFVSIKQGQINKATSSGDRLQYWYGAIEAFKASPLYGLPYEQRETLNHQLYLDGKIAERASKIARGHAHSQYFEMLASNGVLGIISLITIFVIPFFVFALHFFSTQSPWALTGATFVAGFGIFGLTEVPLTSNAIGSFYGFMLAVFFAIVAADKHNQKLTVE, from the coding sequence GTGGTCATCGGTTCAGTGGGCACGTTTATGCTTGCTTGCTATCAGTACTTTTATTTAGCAATGCCTCGGGTCGACGGCTTCTTATTTAGTATTAACTTTGGCTATCTCGCCTGCTCACTTGCGTTTTTGGCTTTTACTCTAATAGTGGGTAGCAGCAAAAAAATACTGCTTTTCACCGCTTTTATTTTGAGTGTAGTATCAGTTTGCCTAACTTTAACTCGAGGTGGTATTTTTGCTATTCCTCTAATTTTAATCGTCTTCGCCTTACTAAATATTCGCCAAATTAACCTAGTTAAGGTATTCGCTTCTCTTGCTATTTTTGGATTAGCAACAACTCTGGCTTACAACAACTTTGCAGGTTTTCAGAATAGAATTGATTACACTATCAATGAATTTGTTTCAATAAAACAAGGGCAAATCAACAAAGCTACCTCATCAGGAGATCGCCTCCAATATTGGTATGGTGCGATTGAAGCGTTTAAGGCAAGTCCTCTTTATGGTCTGCCTTACGAACAACGTGAAACCTTAAACCATCAATTATACTTAGATGGAAAAATCGCAGAAAGAGCATCTAAAATAGCTAGAGGACATGCCCATAGCCAATATTTTGAAATGCTGGCAAGCAATGGTGTCCTTGGGATTATAAGCTTAATTACTATCTTTGTGATTCCGTTTTTTGTTTTTGCCCTGCACTTTTTCAGCACCCAAAGCCCTTGGGCACTAACAGGAGCTACGTTTGTGGCAGGCTTTGGCATTTTTGGACTCACAGAGGTTCCATTGACGTCAAACGCAATTGGCTCTTTCTATGGATTTATGCTTGCAGTCTTTTTTGCTATTGTGGCGGCAGATAAGCACAACCAGAAACTCACGGTAGAATAA
- a CDS encoding glycosyltransferase family 9 protein has protein sequence MNHLWFERGAYASKQARRYLENEFSPEKVKKIAIFRHAALGDQVIVRPMLVEARKFFPNAKITLVGVSNYQYGAPSDLADETIFMAGREDKKHLTWQQQIAEFRQLEEQDIIFDVAGTSRSYWMTLFSKAKLKFGFPYKSYLCGSLYNIAVFRSDYQPEVEVMLDMLKMLGHVPQRPLDFAYPSHLNVYHEQEDEKAKILYFNGASTKSKILPESQMKQLIEQAIDKFPQFQHVYLEGKNDFEKGDFLKHLVGKNNFSIQDCLPLEQLVEFSAKARLVVAPDTGIRNVAISTHTPTVGIFYSTVPFRYTPLEGDHRIVMNASGSIPSNEQILSTMQQSLTAVDMSSKQQAQNTAEQA, from the coding sequence ATGAATCATTTATGGTTTGAGCGCGGTGCTTATGCTTCGAAGCAAGCTCGTCGCTACCTTGAGAATGAATTCTCACCAGAAAAAGTAAAGAAAATCGCTATTTTTCGTCATGCCGCACTTGGCGATCAAGTAATCGTCCGTCCAATGCTTGTCGAAGCTCGTAAGTTTTTCCCTAATGCAAAAATTACGTTGGTTGGTGTATCGAATTACCAATACGGTGCACCCTCTGATCTTGCTGATGAAACGATTTTTATGGCAGGACGCGAAGATAAAAAGCACCTGACATGGCAACAGCAGATTGCTGAGTTTCGTCAACTTGAAGAGCAAGACATTATTTTTGATGTCGCCGGTACTAGTCGCTCCTATTGGATGACACTTTTCAGCAAAGCTAAGCTTAAATTTGGTTTTCCATACAAATCTTACTTATGTGGTTCCCTATATAACATCGCAGTATTTCGCTCGGACTATCAACCAGAAGTCGAAGTGATGCTGGATATGCTCAAAATGCTTGGCCATGTTCCACAGCGACCTCTTGATTTTGCCTACCCAAGTCATCTAAATGTCTACCATGAACAAGAGGACGAAAAGGCAAAAATTCTCTACTTTAATGGCGCTTCAACCAAAAGTAAGATTTTACCTGAGTCGCAAATGAAGCAACTTATCGAACAAGCGATAGATAAATTCCCTCAGTTTCAGCACGTCTACTTGGAAGGGAAAAATGACTTTGAAAAAGGTGATTTCCTTAAGCATTTAGTCGGCAAGAACAACTTTTCTATCCAAGACTGTTTACCACTGGAACAGTTGGTTGAGTTTTCAGCCAAAGCTCGCTTAGTTGTCGCTCCAGACACTGGAATTAGAAATGTGGCAATCTCGACACATACGCCAACGGTTGGCATCTTCTACTCGACGGTACCATTTAGATACACCCCACTAGAAGGCGATCACCGAATTGTTATGAATGCCTCAGGCAGCATTCCAAGCAATGAGCAAATTCTTTCTACCATGCAGCAATCCCTTACTGCTGTTGATATGAGTAGCAAGCAACAAGCTCAGAATACTGCCGAACAGGCTTAA
- the coaD gene encoding pantetheine-phosphate adenylyltransferase: MSKKHLSRVIYPGTFDPITNGHLDLIERAADMFDEVIIAVAASPSKNTMFSLQERVDFAQQVTNHLENVSSKGFSGLMVDFAKQEQANVLIRGLRTTVDFEYEFGLTNMYRRLLPGLESVFLTPAEEHAFISSTIVREVAIHGGDVSGFVPAIVAQALKSKAKV, encoded by the coding sequence GTGAGCAAAAAACATTTATCCCGAGTCATTTACCCTGGCACATTTGATCCCATTACCAATGGGCACTTAGATTTAATTGAACGCGCAGCTGACATGTTTGACGAGGTCATCATTGCTGTTGCCGCAAGCCCAAGTAAAAACACTATGTTTAGTTTGCAAGAACGCGTCGATTTCGCGCAACAAGTGACGAACCATCTAGAGAATGTCAGTTCAAAGGGGTTCAGCGGACTCATGGTTGACTTTGCCAAACAAGAGCAAGCTAACGTGCTAATCCGAGGCTTAAGAACCACGGTCGATTTTGAATACGAATTTGGTTTGACCAATATGTATCGTCGCCTATTACCGGGATTAGAGAGTGTGTTTCTCACCCCGGCAGAGGAGCATGCCTTTATCTCCTCGACAATCGTGCGTGAAGTTGCGATTCATGGCGGTGATGTAAGTGGGTTTGTGCCCGCAATTGTCGCACAGGCCCTGAAAAGCAAAGCCAAGGTATGA
- a CDS encoding polysaccharide deacetylase family protein — MNILMALSQLEVTGAEVYATTVGNELTKRGHNITYVSDTLTKPFQGDFFKLRFNKRSIPRRFWHVAYLIYLIKKHNIQLVHAHSRASSWSCHVACKITGTPMVTTVHGRQPVHASRKKFHAMGDKALPVCEAIKKQLIDDLNVPENMLQVSRNGIETNAFNWQTAPKNSKPVISIIGRLTGPKGELCYQLLEQCLDTSKYDIKIISGSKVEPRFEKFASKVEFCGYSKDVAAVLANSDLVIGAGRVAMESLLCGRPTLAIGEATAIGVVDESNIKQAMATNFGDIGPIDLDIDYQTVTQQIELGLRSPHCPKQVAAIVRENYDLAQIVDQVEDIYQTVYVEKIRKEMPIIMYHRFIKDDSEKGVHGTYLHVEMLEKHLKLIKRMGFETITFEDLANKGVISRLEAGKRYIIITVDDGYKDNYELLLPLLKKYNQKAVVYAVIGESYNRWDVEVTSNPEKPVPLMNIEELKALTQSGHIEIGGHTMTHPHLNSLSYEQQKQEIAENKSLLEQVTGKPLVSFAYPYGSLDHNSKQLAQKLGYQFAVATNSGPLAAHQDLYQIRRIAIFPKTTVFGLWRKIVGNYTFRKAK; from the coding sequence ATGAATATCTTGATGGCACTGTCACAATTAGAGGTGACTGGCGCAGAAGTTTATGCAACCACCGTTGGTAACGAGTTAACAAAGCGTGGACACAACATCACCTATGTATCTGATACCTTAACCAAACCCTTTCAAGGTGATTTTTTTAAACTCAGATTTAATAAACGCAGTATTCCACGTCGATTTTGGCACGTAGCGTATCTTATCTATCTAATCAAAAAACATAACATTCAACTGGTTCACGCCCACTCTCGAGCGTCGAGTTGGAGTTGCCACGTAGCCTGTAAAATAACTGGTACCCCCATGGTAACCACCGTGCATGGTCGCCAACCTGTGCACGCATCTCGGAAAAAATTCCATGCTATGGGTGATAAAGCCTTACCAGTTTGTGAAGCCATCAAAAAACAACTAATCGACGACTTAAATGTGCCAGAAAATATGCTCCAAGTAAGTCGAAATGGCATCGAAACCAATGCATTCAATTGGCAAACAGCACCGAAAAATAGCAAACCTGTTATTAGCATTATTGGTCGCCTTACTGGACCAAAAGGTGAGCTATGTTACCAATTGCTTGAGCAGTGCTTAGATACAAGCAAGTATGATATCAAAATCATTTCTGGTTCAAAGGTCGAGCCACGTTTTGAAAAATTCGCCTCAAAAGTTGAGTTTTGCGGTTACTCTAAAGATGTTGCTGCAGTGCTAGCAAACTCAGATCTTGTTATCGGTGCTGGAAGAGTCGCAATGGAGTCTCTACTTTGCGGACGTCCTACACTCGCGATTGGCGAAGCAACGGCCATTGGTGTCGTTGACGAGAGTAATATTAAGCAAGCCATGGCAACAAACTTTGGCGATATAGGCCCCATCGATCTAGATATCGATTACCAAACGGTCACCCAACAAATCGAACTAGGCCTACGCTCTCCACATTGCCCAAAGCAAGTCGCGGCAATAGTTAGAGAGAACTACGACCTAGCCCAAATTGTCGATCAAGTCGAAGATATTTATCAAACCGTCTACGTGGAAAAAATCCGCAAAGAGATGCCAATTATCATGTATCACCGCTTTATCAAAGATGATAGTGAAAAAGGCGTCCACGGTACCTACTTACACGTAGAAATGTTGGAGAAACACTTAAAGCTCATTAAGCGAATGGGGTTTGAAACCATTACTTTTGAAGACCTTGCAAATAAAGGGGTCATTAGTCGTCTTGAGGCCGGTAAGCGATATATTATTATCACTGTCGACGATGGCTATAAAGATAACTATGAACTATTGCTCCCACTGCTGAAAAAGTACAACCAGAAAGCGGTTGTGTATGCAGTGATAGGAGAAAGCTACAATCGCTGGGATGTTGAAGTGACAAGCAATCCAGAAAAGCCGGTCCCTCTCATGAACATCGAGGAACTGAAAGCTCTAACTCAATCAGGGCATATTGAAATTGGTGGTCATACTATGACTCACCCACATTTAAATAGCTTGTCATACGAACAACAAAAACAAGAAATTGCGGAAAATAAATCACTGTTAGAGCAAGTAACTGGCAAACCTTTAGTTTCATTTGCCTACCCATATGGATCTTTAGATCATAACTCAAAGCAACTTGCGCAAAAGCTTGGTTATCAGTTTGCTGTCGCCACCAATAGTGGCCCACTTGCTGCCCACCAAGACCTATACCAGATTCGTCGTATTGCGATTTTCCCAAAAACCACTGTATTTGGTTTATGGCGCAAAATTGTTGGTAACTACACATTCAGAAAAGCAAAATAA
- a CDS encoding glycosyltransferase family 2 protein yields MSKPTIAVALIVKNEAQHLKACLETVHDWVDEIVVLDSGSSDNTEEIARQFTDKFYVNAQWPGFGPQRQLAQSYVESDYVLWLDADERVTEELKSSVLAAVANNAPNTIYQTARLSWVFGRYIKHCGWYPDRVLRLYPTKLTQYNDSLVHEKVVVSSEMTVENLNGDLIHFTYNDMNHYLVKSAGYAQAWAEQRERKGKKSSISQGILHALGCFIKMYIVKAGFLDGKQGFLLSLLSAHSTFVKYADLWIRTETEKMPEKF; encoded by the coding sequence GTGAGCAAACCGACTATTGCCGTCGCACTTATTGTCAAAAATGAAGCCCAACATTTAAAAGCTTGCCTAGAAACTGTGCATGATTGGGTCGATGAAATTGTGGTACTCGACTCTGGTAGCAGCGACAATACCGAAGAAATTGCTCGCCAATTTACCGACAAATTCTATGTGAATGCTCAATGGCCTGGGTTTGGTCCTCAACGTCAACTCGCCCAATCTTACGTCGAATCTGACTATGTATTGTGGTTAGATGCCGATGAACGCGTGACCGAAGAACTCAAATCCAGCGTTTTAGCAGCCGTGGCGAACAATGCCCCGAACACTATTTATCAAACCGCTCGCTTGAGCTGGGTATTTGGTCGATACATCAAACATTGTGGTTGGTACCCAGATCGAGTTCTTCGCCTTTATCCAACGAAGTTGACCCAATATAACGACTCGTTGGTACACGAAAAAGTGGTCGTCTCATCAGAGATGACTGTAGAAAATCTTAACGGCGATCTGATTCATTTCACTTACAACGATATGAATCACTACTTGGTCAAGTCTGCTGGTTACGCACAAGCTTGGGCAGAACAAAGAGAAAGAAAAGGCAAAAAGAGCAGTATCTCACAAGGTATTCTTCATGCACTTGGCTGCTTTATTAAGATGTACATCGTCAAAGCTGGTTTCTTAGACGGCAAACAAGGCTTTTTGCTCTCCCTGCTCTCCGCTCACTCCACTTTCGTTAAGTATGCCGATTTGTGGATTCGCACTGAAACCGAAAAAATGCCAGAAAAATTCTAG
- a CDS encoding glycosyltransferase family 9 protein translates to MKKILVVRNDKIGDFMLAWPSFAMLKQSLPDCHITALVPSYTVALAELCPWIDQVILDPTKKGEKQAQRDLVTKLKSQQFDAAINLFSTTYNAKLVWKAKIPYRLAPATKLAQIFYNKRIKQKRSQSAKPEYQYNLDLIRAFLADIKVDIVEPTTPYLTFTQEELATQRAKLAQSLTLDINTPWLFVHAGSGGSANNLTLQQYTDLVSGITGNFSVVLTAGPGEEEKAAQLHALLAAQGVRVALYDKNDGLVDFSRSIACASCFIAGSTGPLHIAATLDVPTVGFFPSKRSATPLRWRPINSEGRHIAFCPPQAEDKASQENMSRIEIEQVVKQLQPWINLYLSM, encoded by the coding sequence ATGAAAAAAATACTGGTAGTGCGCAACGATAAAATTGGTGATTTTATGCTTGCTTGGCCAAGCTTTGCGATGTTGAAACAATCCCTACCAGATTGTCATATAACAGCTTTAGTGCCGAGTTATACGGTAGCTCTAGCGGAGCTCTGTCCTTGGATTGATCAGGTTATACTTGATCCGACAAAGAAGGGCGAGAAACAGGCGCAACGTGATTTAGTCACTAAGCTTAAGTCGCAGCAGTTTGATGCGGCGATCAATCTGTTCTCTACCACTTACAACGCGAAGTTGGTATGGAAAGCCAAAATTCCTTACCGCTTAGCGCCGGCAACTAAGCTTGCTCAAATCTTTTATAACAAACGCATTAAGCAAAAACGCTCTCAATCAGCGAAACCTGAATACCAGTACAATCTTGATCTGATCCGTGCTTTTTTAGCGGATATCAAAGTTGATATTGTTGAGCCTACAACCCCTTATTTGACGTTTACTCAGGAAGAGTTGGCCACACAAAGAGCTAAGCTCGCGCAATCTTTAACACTTGATATCAATACTCCGTGGTTGTTTGTTCATGCTGGTAGTGGCGGTTCGGCAAATAATCTCACGTTGCAACAATACACCGATCTTGTTTCAGGTATTACCGGTAATTTCTCAGTGGTGTTAACCGCAGGGCCAGGGGAAGAGGAAAAAGCCGCGCAACTTCATGCACTTTTAGCTGCGCAAGGAGTTCGAGTTGCTTTATATGATAAAAACGATGGCTTAGTTGATTTCTCGCGCTCAATTGCGTGCGCAAGTTGCTTTATTGCTGGTTCGACAGGTCCGTTGCACATTGCGGCAACGCTTGATGTTCCGACCGTGGGGTTTTTCCCGAGTAAACGCTCCGCGACACCACTTCGTTGGCGACCAATTAACTCAGAGGGGAGACACATTGCATTTTGTCCACCACAAGCTGAGGATAAGGCGAGCCAAGAAAATATGTCGCGAATTGAAATTGAGCAAGTCGTTAAACAGCTACAGCCATGGATAAACCTATATTTATCCATGTAG
- the waaA gene encoding lipid IV(A) 3-deoxy-D-manno-octulosonic acid transferase: MLIRWLYTLLLTLASPFLLFSLYKKKAGKPCVGKRWKEHFGFTPKLQSKCQPIWIHAVSVGETIAVTPLIKQLKQRYPDTEIVITTTTATGAEQASKLGDLVTHRYMPLDFPFAVKGFLSAINPCQLIIMETELWPNTLHTVAQQGVPIKVINARLSERSCQRYAKVQSIFNQLSRHLDLVLCQFQEDAERFVRLGVDASKVLVTGSIKFDINVDPHAISMGNQLRESLGSKRPIWIASSTHTGEDEQVLQAHKALLEHSPDALLILVPRHPERFNSVFDLCNQFGFVTQRRSLPDFAHIGSAQVYLGDTMGEMLTLIQAADICFMGGSLIGDKVGGHNVLEPAALAKPILSGPSYYNFLEVVNKLKDLKAITITASHEELSQQLRSLLDHPQNMHQQGQTAYHYMSENKGAIKTTIDNILSAD, translated from the coding sequence GTGCTCATTCGCTGGTTGTACACCTTATTGCTCACACTCGCATCGCCATTTTTGCTGTTTTCTTTATACAAAAAAAAAGCAGGCAAGCCATGTGTGGGAAAACGTTGGAAAGAGCACTTTGGTTTCACTCCTAAATTGCAGTCAAAATGCCAACCTATTTGGATTCACGCTGTCTCGGTGGGTGAAACTATTGCTGTCACACCATTAATTAAGCAACTCAAACAGCGCTATCCTGACACTGAAATAGTAATTACCACAACCACGGCAACTGGCGCGGAACAAGCAAGCAAACTCGGTGATCTTGTTACACACCGTTATATGCCACTCGACTTTCCTTTTGCAGTTAAAGGCTTTCTAAGCGCGATTAATCCCTGTCAGCTTATCATTATGGAAACTGAGTTATGGCCCAATACTCTCCATACCGTGGCGCAGCAAGGGGTTCCTATCAAGGTCATTAATGCTCGTTTGTCCGAGCGTTCTTGTCAGCGTTACGCCAAAGTACAATCGATTTTTAACCAGTTAAGTCGTCACTTGGACTTAGTACTGTGTCAATTCCAGGAGGATGCGGAGCGATTTGTTCGACTGGGCGTCGATGCAAGTAAGGTGTTAGTCACCGGTTCGATTAAGTTCGATATCAATGTGGATCCACATGCCATATCAATGGGCAACCAACTGAGAGAGTCCCTTGGAAGCAAGCGGCCAATCTGGATTGCATCTAGCACACACACAGGTGAAGATGAGCAAGTGTTGCAGGCACACAAAGCGCTATTAGAACACTCTCCAGATGCGTTACTTATTCTTGTTCCAAGACATCCGGAACGATTTAATTCCGTCTTTGATCTTTGTAACCAATTTGGCTTTGTTACACAGCGTCGTTCCTTGCCTGATTTTGCTCACATTGGATCAGCGCAAGTCTACCTTGGCGATACGATGGGCGAAATGCTAACCCTGATACAAGCGGCAGATATCTGTTTTATGGGTGGGAGCTTAATTGGCGACAAAGTGGGCGGTCATAATGTTCTCGAACCAGCGGCACTCGCTAAACCGATTCTTTCTGGCCCGAGTTACTATAACTTTCTTGAGGTCGTCAACAAGCTAAAAGATCTCAAAGCCATTACTATCACCGCATCTCATGAAGAACTGAGTCAGCAACTGAGGTCTTTGTTAGATCACCCACAAAATATGCACCAACAGGGACAAACGGCTTATCACTATATGTCAGAAAACAAAGGTGCAATTAAAACAACTATTGATAACATACTCTCTGCAGACTAA